One window of Athalia rosae chromosome 2, iyAthRosa1.1, whole genome shotgun sequence genomic DNA carries:
- the LOC105684644 gene encoding excitatory amino acid transporter 2 isoform X4 yields MNGKIAVRTLVYFILTSLLNAILGVALVLVIHPGDPGLRDSSLPSSHARVVNIMDSLLDLGRNMFPDNLFQAAFQQAHTVYVPKRQSILNDSVSVPAEDLPEEELTRVVQYRSGTNTLGIVFFCLVFGTFLGTLGEKGKVVIDFFKAVFEVIMRMVSSVMWLTPLGITSVIAGKILGVDDLGLVMSQLAWFIVTVVVGVFFYQLVIMQLIYLAFVRKNPFKFYAGLAQGTLTAFAMASTAAALPVTFRLMNEKLRVDPRITRFVLPIGCNINMDGTALFVAVASIFIAQMNGIQLGFGEIITVILTSTAASVSSASVPSAALVLLLVVLSAIDAPVQDVSLLFAIDWFVDRVRTTNNMLGDCYAAAVVEQLSKKELMAVDAAAYQSDTVLPTTIANGCISASRVPDPDTVIVEMQDESKINGIANGSAARVRRTISEEAV; encoded by the exons ATGAACGGAAAAATAGCAGTGAGAACTCTAGTGTATTTCATCTTGACTTCGCTTTTGAACGCGATATTGGGGGTGGCTCTTGTGCTCGTGATTCATCCCGGTGATCCTGGCCTACGTGATTCTTCGTTACCTTCATCGCACGCAAGAGTTGTCAATATTATGGACAGTTTGCTGGACTTGGGAAG AAACATGTTTCCAGATAATCTGTTCCAAGCAGCCTTCCAACAG GCGCACACCGTTTACGTTCCGAAACGGCAGTCGATTCTGAACGACTCGGTAAGCGTTCCAGCGGAGGACCTGCCGGAAGAGGAACTTACCAGGGTTGTCCAGTACCGAAGTGGGACCAACACTCTAGGCATCGTATTCTTCTGTTTAGTGTTTGGAACATTTTTGGGAACCCTTGGTGAAAAGGGCAAAGTTGTGATAGACTTTTTCAAGGCCGTCTTCGAGGTCATCATGCGGATGGTTTCCAGCGTGATGTG GTTGACGCCCCTCGGAATAACGTCGGTGATCGCCGGAAAAATCCTTGGCGTTGATGACCTTGGATTGGTGATGTCACAGCTGGCTTGGTTCATCGTTACCGTCGTTGTCGGTGTCTTCTTCTACCAGCTGGTTATCATGCAGCTCATCTACCTCGCCTTTGTTCGAAAGAATCCCTTTAAGTTCTACGCGGGTCTCGCCCAGGGTACCCTCACCGCCTTCGCAATGGCATCAAC GGCCGCCGCCCTTCCCGTCACTTTTCGCCTGATGAACGAAAAGCTTCGTGTCGATCCCAGGATAACGAGATTCGTCCTTCCCATCGGATGCAATATAAATATGGATGGGACGGCGCTCTTCGTCGCCGTTGCCAGCATCTTTATTGCTCAAATGAACGGAATTCAGCTAGGATTTGGCGAGATCATCACCGTAAT ACTTACTTCAACAGCCGCTTCCGTGTCATCGGCATCCGTACCTAGCGCAGCACTCGTACTTCTTTTAGTAGTTCTTAGCGCAATTGACGCTCCTGTTCAGGACGTTTCGCTCCTCTTCGCAATTGATTGGTTTGT CGATCGTGTTCGCACTACAAACAACATGTTGGGCGATTGTTACGCAGCAGCAGTCGTGGAACAGTTATCAAAAAAGGAGCTCATGGCGGTCGACGCTGCTGCGTACcag TCCGACACTGTCCTACCAACGACGATTGCGAACGGTTGCATTTCGGCGAGTAGAGTACCGGATCCAGACACGGTGATAGTGGAGATGCAAGACGAGTCGAAGATAAACGGCATCGCCAA TGGTTCGGCAGCGAGAGTAAGAAGAACGATCAGCGAGGAGGCCGTTTGA
- the LOC105684645 gene encoding F-box only protein 22-like: MEKASKKKTRNTKRSSEEKMTKSNETEVETEGPNFGEHITYDVLRMIFEYSTIRDLSRAALVCRSWNEAAKKEKQTRIWPRHFLCNFEPGEANHHSSRSIHDDLFIDPCIGLVFFGRHLKSPIHNLEFWVSDCLYDHLSRRINSITIWNYGLMYDGIEKSGNVVCGLFLPEIPGVKIRLFSMDMTDIKNFRTDTTQKIRDKSARELCGISPDEDNIKCIMFFLNQNEDDIVANMLNIKHILKSFHRTKAEAPNSPAKIALWGGMSLNMRAYVGATGDKNCTETAAVAGISICGSGVSTWSIVLNYRIRTKAQVEKELTTFRDAVKLQKHSVGFMFACCGRDEKWFKERHVESTIFRKLFPNIPLVGSFGGGEIGTSTIPHECSKGILHEYATAFLIITYGSVRNTK, from the exons ATGGAGAAagcgtcgaagaaaaaaactcgcaatacgaaacgatcgagtgaagagaaaatgacgaaaagtAATGAAACTGAAGTGGAAACTGAAGGTCCAAATTTTGGAGAGCACATAACCTATGACGTTTTAAGAATGATATTCGAATATTCTACTATTAGAGATTTGTCAAGGGCCGCTTTGGTTTGCAG ATCTTGGAATGAGGCagctaaaaaagaaaaacaaaccagGATATGGCCACGGCATTTTCTATGTAATTTTGAACCTGGTGAAGCTAATCATCATTCTTCAAGAAGTATCCATGATGATCTGTTCATTGATCCCTGTATTGGTCTAGTTTTTTTTGGTAGACATCTGAAGTCACCAATCCACAACTTAGAGTTCTGGGTTAGTGATTGTTTGTATGACCATTTGTCTCGCAGGATCAATAGCATAACTATATGGAATTATGGTCTGATGTACGACGGTATTGAAAAGTCAGGAAATGTTGTATGTGGTCTATTTCTACCTGAAATTCCTGGTGTAAAAATTAGACTTTTCTCAATGGATATGACAGATATAAAAAACTTTAGGACTGACACAACACAGAAAATTCGGGATAAATCAGCTAGGGAGCTTTGCGGAATTTCTCCTGATGAAGACaatataaaatgtataatgttttttttaaaccagAACGAGGATGATATTGTGGCTAACATGCTTAATATCAAGCATATTCTAAAGTCTTTTCACAG AACAAAAGCTGAGGCACCGAATTCCCCGGCCAAAATTGCACTTTGGGGTGGTATGAGCTTAAACATGAGAGCCTACGTAGGTGCAACTGGTGATAAGAATTGTACCGAAACAGCTGCTGTTGCTGGTATTAGCATTTGTGGTTCAGGTGTATCAACCTGGTCAATAGTGTTGAATTATCGTATAAGAACTAAAGCTCaggtagaaaaagaattaacGACGTTCAGAGATGCAGTGAAGCTGCAGAAGCATTCAGTTGGATTCATGTTTGCCTGCTGCGGAAGAGATGAGAAATGGTTCAAAGAACGACATGTTGAGTCaacaattttcagaaaactttTCCCAAATATTCCACTGGTTGGATCCTTTGGGGGTGGTGAAATTGGCACATCAACTATTCCTCATG AATGTTCCAAAGGTATTCTTCACGAATATGCTACTgcatttttaattataacgtACGGGTCTGTGAGGAACAcaaaatga
- the LOC105684647 gene encoding replication protein A 32 kDa subunit, with product MWGEKAFSTDGGGYFDSSVVQSPATGASKRGLKRAQNIVPVMMKHLVDAPEELKIWGMDVQIITVVGIVRGIKPTTTKISYDIEDETGKMTAFQWLEADKSAQEPAIEVNTYVRVYGSLREQHQEKHILVMRMRPITNLNELTSHLLEVIYVALKGERLSDTGSSAMPDVQNTAPLFGMENSLMEPSILGASVGGMTNEQKEVFKIIQTDDSLSGIERDQIKKRVPQHIKSRVDDILDFLASEGHIYTTLTDDHFKTT from the coding sequence ATGTGGGGAGAGAAAGCATTCTCGACTGATGGGGGTGGCTATTTTGACTCGTCAGTAGTCCAGTCACCAGCAACAGGGGCCTCAAAACGTGGTCTAAAACGAGCCCAAAATATTGTCCCCGTGATGATGAAGCACTTGGTGGATGCGCCGGAGGAACTGAAAATTTGGGGTATGGATGTCCAGATAATAACAGTCGTCGGTATTGTTCGTGGAATCAAGCctacaacaacaaaaatatcaTATGACATCGAGGATGAGACTGGGAAAATGACTGCGTTCCAGTGGCTGGAAGCCGACAAAAGTGCACAAGAGCCAGCAATTGAAGTCAATACTTATGTACGAGTCTATGGTTCGCTTCGCGAACAGCATCAGGAAAAACATATCCTCGTCATGAGAATGCGACCGATTACTAACTTGAATGAGCTAACTTCCCATCTTCTAGAAGTAATATACGTGGCTCTGAAGGGAGAGCGGTTGAGTGACACCGGTAGTTCTGCTATGCCAGATGTGCAAAACACGGCTCCATTGTTTGGTATGGAGAATTCTCTGATGGAGCCTTCAATATTGGGAGCCAGTGTGGGTGGTATGACCAATGAGCAAAAAGAGGTTTTCAAGATAATACAAACTGATGACTCGCTAAGCGGTATTGAAAGAGATCAGATTAAGAAACGGGTTCCCCAACACATCAAATCCCGGGTTGATGATATTCTTGATTTTCTTGCCAGTGAAGGACACATTTATACAACGCTAACTGATGATCACTTCAAGACTACATGA
- the LOC105684567 gene encoding ATPase family protein 2 homolog: MTPKSSKKSSSLWYCCEKCESYLTQKDITVHGNSCPPSTDKWSHNYIKNDILYSSIELYNPRESPKNISQRELNELVFMAQSAMQLCKIPIGDPVVLSREENKVVKIAWPTNDKTLTSVSLTKHAIDLNKLEGQFSIEKLKSEVYFATEVSIEYVGTQKLPEATTELDVLIKNYNEKRIFTVGNRISIPFYGKKLIFKIRDIKAENATIKSLDGDNAPRSLDSDFEALNISDGFLSKVKFYKALYSTKWTILSIDESQCKGEDVAVVKTCDLAGYDNLIAEIKDVIDIALGKYRKLKGFHITRGILLYGTLGVGKSMIAKALMAESAAHLLTVTGSDIYSKYVGETEAKLREIFAEAKMNAPSIIFIDDIHSLCAKKNSTTTDQEKRILSTLLSLFDDLQSSNVNVLVIATTSQPYALDPTLRRPGRIDKEFEVSVPTQSVRREILSKLLSKISHELSSPNIAEIAFVTHGFVAADLFSLCSRAAMHAVRRRSSDDILDADIVLTLDDFNYALTMVSPSAMKEVLVEVPNVKWSDIGGQKDLKLKLKQAVEWPLMHPEAFVRLGITPPRGVLMFGPPGCSKTMIAKALATESQLNFLNIKGPELFSKWVGESERAVREVFRKARQVAPSIIFIDEIDALGGERGSSSSSSGGSNVQERVLAQLLTELDGVTELGNVTLVAATNRPDRIDKALLRPGRLDRIVYVPLPDFETRREIFDIKLRKMPVSADVDINDLVDLTEGYSGAEVQAICHEAAMKALEENLDATEITKEHFKAALSIVTPRTPASLIKLYEDYLTRN, encoded by the exons ATGACACCGAAATCTTCGAAGAAGAGTTCGTCGCTTTGGTACTGCTGCGAAAAATGCGAGTCTTATTTGACTCAAAAAGACATCACCGTCCACGGAAATAGCTGTCCACCATCCACGGATAAGTGGAGTCACAATTACattaaaaatgatattttatataGCAGTATTGAACTCTATAATCCTAGGG AATCTCCAAAGAATATATCACAGCGTGAATTAAACGAATTGGTTTTTATGGCACAGTCCGCTATGCAGTTATGCAAAATCCCTATCGGAGATCCAGTTGTTCTGAGTAGAGAAGAGAATAAAGTTGTCAAAATCGCCTGGCCGACCAATGACAAGACATTGACAAGCGTTTCGTTGACAAAACATG CGATTGATTTGAACAAACTGGAGGGTCAATTCAGTATAGAAAAGCTGAAATCAGAAGTTTATTTTGCTACCGAGGTGAGTATCGAATACGTCGGCACCCAAAAATTACCTGAAGCCACCACAGAACTTGATGTATTAATAAAAAACTACAATGAGAAAAGGATTTTCACCGTAGGAAACAGAATAAGCATTCCCTTTTATGGGAAGAAATTAATCTTCAAAATTCGGGATATCAAGGCGGAGAATGCGACCATTAAGAGCCTGGATGGAGACAATGCACCTAGAAGTTTAGATAGCGACTTTGAAGCACTTAATATCTCTGATGGATTCTTAAGTAAAGTTAAGTTTTACAAGGCACTGTACTCGACTAAGTGGACAATATTAAGCATAGATGAAAGCCAATGCAAGGGTGAGGATGTTGCGGTGGTGAAAACTTGTGACCTAGCTGGCTATGACAATTTGATTGCGGAAATAAAAGATGTGATTGATATCGCCCTTGGAAAATATAGAAAGTTGAAAGGGTTCCACATAACACGGGGGATTTTGTTGTACGGGACTCTGGGAGTTGGGAAATCAATGATAGCAAAAGCTTTGATGGCTGAATCTGCTGCGCATTTACTCACAGTTACCGGTTCTGATATCTACAGCAAATACGTTGGTGAGACAGAGGCTAAACTGAGAGAAATATTCGCAGAGGCAAAGATGAATGCCccatcaataatttttatagatGATATTCACAGTCTTTGTGCGAAAAAGAACAGCACAACAACTGATCAGGAGAAGAGGATCCTTTCAACACTGCTTTCGCTATTCGATGACCTACAAAGTTCCAATGTTAACGTTCTGGTCATAGCGACAACCTCACAACCATATGCATTGGACCCTACACTTCGTAGGCCTGGTAGAATCGATAAAGAATTTGAAGTATCTGTGCCTACACAGTCAGTGCGCAGAGAAATCCTATCAAAATTACTGTCAAAAATTTCGCACGAGCTTAGCTCTCCAAATATCGCCGAAATCGCCTTTGTTACGCATGGATTTGTTGCCGCCGATTTATTTAGCCTCTGCTCAAGGGCAGCTATGCACGCCGTCAGACGTCGAAGTTCAGATGACATATTAGATGCTGATATAGTACTCACTTTGGACGACTTCAACTATGCTTTGACAATGGTATCACCTTCGGCAATGAAAGAAGTCCTAGTTGAAGTTCCAAATGTTAAATGGTCTGACATTGGAGGGCAGAAGGATCTGAAGCTCAAGCTCAAACAGGCAGTCGAATGGCCCTTAATGCATCCAGAAGCATTTGTTAGACTGGGCATTACACCACCTAGAGGTGTCCTTATGTTTGGACCACCAGGGTGCTCGAAAACCATGATTGCCAAAGCCCTGGCAACAGAGAGCCAACTTAACTTTCTGAACATAAAG GGTCCTGAGCTCTTTTCGAAATGGGTTGGCGAGTCTGAGAGGGCAGTAAGGGAGGTTTTCAGGAAAGCGAGGCAAGTGGCACCATCAATAATATTTATAGATGAAATCGACGCACTGGGTGGTGAGAGAGGATCTTCTTCGAGTAGCAGTGGTGGGAGTAACGTACAGGAGCGAGTTTTAGCACAATTGCTAACAGAGCTTGATGGTGTCACGGAATTGGGAAACGTGACTCTAGTCGCGGCTACGAATAGGCCAGATAGGATTGACAAG GCACTTCTGCGACCTGGTCGACTCGACAGAATCGTATACGTGCCGTTGCCTGATTTTGAAACGAGACGAGAAATATTCGATATTAAACTTCGAAAGATGCCGGTTTCAGCGGACGTGGATATTAACGACCTAGTGGATTTAACTGAAGGATATTCGGGTGCCGAAGTACAGGCGATTTGCCACGAAGCTGCCATGAAAGCTctcgaagaaaatttggaCGCTACCGAAATTACCAAAGAACACTTCAAGGCTGCATTGTCCATTGTTACCCCCAGGACACCCGCGTCGCTGATTAAATTGTATGAGGATTATTTAACTAGGAACTGA
- the LOC105684646 gene encoding borealin codes for MPRTKQTRKKSVDGAEDGGLLLKDFEKQVNLRLGKMQSNFETQIQRVDARYQIALSRYPQSIIELTLREILQLDAELAENVCEVSSSVNDDTVSPQPKTVKAKKYSKRTTATSDDGYMTEGGTTTSTTNQNSLAVPTTTRKIRTRSSSADRRVKLSEIQQVPKTVKKVERLTATAVKNKFKTPAMSKTRLNEYALVTPKVKPNTPLSVMRRPRQGEMALSMQGSPLLVTSVVNENVANVNVPLDNGRVLSLLPNDGLRLSYLPEFDDETRRQLLTLKQHLDKVIGSS; via the coding sequence ATGCCGCGTACGAAGCAGACCCGAAAGAAGTCGGTTGACGGAGCCGAGGACGGAGGATTATTGCTAAAAGATTTCGAAAAGCAAGTTAATCTACGCCTGGGAAAAATGCAGTCGAATTTTGAGACACAAATACAAAGGGTGGACGCACGATACCAAATAGCGCTTTCTCGGTATCCACAATCAATAATCGAGCTTACACTGAGAGAAATTCTTCAGTTGGATGCTGAACTAGCCGAAAATGTGTGTGAAGTGAGTTCTTCTGTAAATGATGACACAGTTTCCCCTCAACCAAAGActgtaaaagcaaaaaaatattccaagcGCACTACTGCAACTTCCGATGATGGATATATGACTGAAGGAGGAACTACTACAAGTACTACTAACCAGAACTCGTTGGCTGTCCCAACTACAACACGAAAAATACGCACACGGAGTTCATCTGCAGACCGGCGGGTGAAGCTGAGCGAAATACAACAAGTGCCAAAAACCGTCAAGAAAGTGGAACGACTGACTGCTACagctgtgaaaaataaatttaaaactcCAGCCATGTCAAAGACCCGGTTGAATGAGTATGCACTTGTTACCCCAAAAGTTAAGCCTAATACTCCACTTAGCGTTATGAGACGACCTCGTCAAGGAGAAATGGCTCTGAGTATGCAAGGTAGCCCATTGCTAGTCACTTCCGTGGTGAACGAAAATGTGGCCAATGTTAATGTTCCTCTTGATAATGGACGAGTACTTTCATTGCTACCAAATGATGGATTGCGCTTATCATACTTACCAGAATTTGATGACGAGACACGACGCCAATTGCTAACTCTCAAACAGCACCTTGATAAAGTAATTGGATCTTCGTAG
- the LOC105684644 gene encoding excitatory amino acid transporter isoform X3 has product MGGQDVLASQGPRKVTADTRKWIQDNLLLLVTLSGVLLGVILGFGLRPLGLGESAVMLISYPGELFMRLLKLMILPLVIASLISGSASLNARMNGKIAVRTLVYFILTSLLNAILGVALVLVIHPGDPGLRDSSLPSSHARVVNIMDSLLDLGRNMFPDNLFQAAFQQAHTVYVPKRQSILNDSVSVPAEDLPEEELTRVVQYRSGTNTLGIVFFCLVFGTFLGTLGEKGKVVIDFFKAVFEVIMRMVSSVMWLTPLGITSVIAGKILGVDDLGLVMSQLAWFIVTVVVGVFFYQLVIMQLIYLAFVRKNPFKFYAGLAQGTLTAFAMASTAAALPVTFRLMNEKLRVDPRITRFVLPIGCNINMDGTALFVAVASIFIAQMNGIQLGFGEIITVILTSTAASVSSASVPSAALVLLLVVLSAIDAPVQDVSLLFAIDWFVDRVRTTNNMLGDCYAAAVVEQLSKKELMAVDAAAYQSDTVLPTTIANGCISASRVPDPDTVIVEMQDESKINGIANGSAARVRRTISEEAV; this is encoded by the exons GATTTGGATTACGTCCTCTCGGCCTGGGGGAGAGCGCTGTGATGCTCATCAGTTATCCTGGAGAACTTTTTATGAGATTGCTTAAGTTGATGATTCTTCCACTGGTGATTGCCAGTTTGATATCAG GGTCGGCGAGTCTGAACGCTCGTATGAACGGAAAAATAGCAGTGAGAACTCTAGTGTATTTCATCTTGACTTCGCTTTTGAACGCGATATTGGGGGTGGCTCTTGTGCTCGTGATTCATCCCGGTGATCCTGGCCTACGTGATTCTTCGTTACCTTCATCGCACGCAAGAGTTGTCAATATTATGGACAGTTTGCTGGACTTGGGAAG AAACATGTTTCCAGATAATCTGTTCCAAGCAGCCTTCCAACAG GCGCACACCGTTTACGTTCCGAAACGGCAGTCGATTCTGAACGACTCGGTAAGCGTTCCAGCGGAGGACCTGCCGGAAGAGGAACTTACCAGGGTTGTCCAGTACCGAAGTGGGACCAACACTCTAGGCATCGTATTCTTCTGTTTAGTGTTTGGAACATTTTTGGGAACCCTTGGTGAAAAGGGCAAAGTTGTGATAGACTTTTTCAAGGCCGTCTTCGAGGTCATCATGCGGATGGTTTCCAGCGTGATGTG GTTGACGCCCCTCGGAATAACGTCGGTGATCGCCGGAAAAATCCTTGGCGTTGATGACCTTGGATTGGTGATGTCACAGCTGGCTTGGTTCATCGTTACCGTCGTTGTCGGTGTCTTCTTCTACCAGCTGGTTATCATGCAGCTCATCTACCTCGCCTTTGTTCGAAAGAATCCCTTTAAGTTCTACGCGGGTCTCGCCCAGGGTACCCTCACCGCCTTCGCAATGGCATCAAC GGCCGCCGCCCTTCCCGTCACTTTTCGCCTGATGAACGAAAAGCTTCGTGTCGATCCCAGGATAACGAGATTCGTCCTTCCCATCGGATGCAATATAAATATGGATGGGACGGCGCTCTTCGTCGCCGTTGCCAGCATCTTTATTGCTCAAATGAACGGAATTCAGCTAGGATTTGGCGAGATCATCACCGTAAT ACTTACTTCAACAGCCGCTTCCGTGTCATCGGCATCCGTACCTAGCGCAGCACTCGTACTTCTTTTAGTAGTTCTTAGCGCAATTGACGCTCCTGTTCAGGACGTTTCGCTCCTCTTCGCAATTGATTGGTTTGT CGATCGTGTTCGCACTACAAACAACATGTTGGGCGATTGTTACGCAGCAGCAGTCGTGGAACAGTTATCAAAAAAGGAGCTCATGGCGGTCGACGCTGCTGCGTACcag TCCGACACTGTCCTACCAACGACGATTGCGAACGGTTGCATTTCGGCGAGTAGAGTACCGGATCCAGACACGGTGATAGTGGAGATGCAAGACGAGTCGAAGATAAACGGCATCGCCAA TGGTTCGGCAGCGAGAGTAAGAAGAACGATCAGCGAGGAGGCCGTTTGA
- the LOC105684690 gene encoding zinc finger protein 271-like, whose protein sequence is MDVEIEGSIALENLDRVCRVCLSTDGNNQYIFQDDIGEKEVGDTFTLSQKLQVYGGIEIWKDDGLPSKICTPCISKIRVAHDFRDQCQKADEKLRILCGKSPGKGNLQGSKFDSFKDQDCQTDTSSLCTPVKKELSSAVKEDFDKIKKENILNTNSYPNSVTSTEALRDTCQEDIEIHEHKILLADDLGPCRSIEKEKTSFKKDSACRSRRIAVFKRITSIQNLKSHRERQRQYIKKNPTSRSESNDQEFSNRNIRKRAIRPAIINFQAEFSHKCNKCSRSYATKTSLERHMLTHNDKKFKCDKCRKHFVRLDKLIEHGKLHDPEVRPNPVSCKICDKNFRKTDTMVRHLNVHKKANPKEVFSILKDIRDKRRSEDAGKHEKRLLTKEESSSGDETETMETSGLVPKSTNSRAYNPESPNSDSHSSSEPYSLNSLAFYRCKHCTKCYSTNKSLQRHMLIHDEKKFVCNVCNMKFFRPDRLKSHRDRYGHDEDKECMEPQKPPDDKSAIKLINSWIREQLDSDNEGKGFPCDVCGKSYVTKKSLQKHRANMHASKTNICTVCGEDCKCLEKSNNDDNKIDKSKPYSCDECDKSFEKESKLKTHLRIHERAKEQQDSNFKRFLCHICSKTFRQNTGLMFHMRTHTGYKPHVCKYCGRGFTSNSNCINHERTHTGDRPFVCHFCSAAFAKSCTLKAHITTHTGEANYHCKTCGKSFRRLKYLKEHSFTHTGEKPYACKICGTAYSHSGSLFVHEKKCKAQYSNYQNVSSQNTQNYVQLQTGVNVSPIVAPIIPMLSASSNLNNVNNTLGSHGQKSYIENMQRMSAHAAAAAAVGNPGLHMHSNSDVSEMASAVRSFTITQVFHS, encoded by the exons ATGGACGTTGAAATCGAAGGAAGTATTGCCCTGGAAAATTTGGATAGAGTTTGTCGGGTCTGTCTCTCTACGGATGGAAATAACCAATACATATTTCAAGATGATATTGGGGAAAAGGAAGTGGGTGATACTTTTACGCTGTCCCAAAAACTCCAGGTTTACGGTGGCATAGAG ATCTGGAAAGATGATGGGCTTCCAAGCAAAATTTGCACCCCTTGCATTTCCAAAATTAGAGTTGCACATGATTTTCGCGACCAATGTCAAAAGGCTGATGAAAAGCTACGGATACTGTGCGGAAAATCACCTGGAAAAGGGAATCTCCAAGGGTCAAAATTTGATAGTTTCAAG GATCAAGACTGTCAAACAGATACATCTTCGCTGTGTACTCCTGTTAAAAAAGAACTCAGCTCAGCAGTGAAGGAAGACTttgacaaaatcaaaaaagaaaacattttaaaTACTAACTCATATCCGAATTCAGTCACAAGCACAGAGGCTCTTCGGGATACCTGTCAAGAAGATATAGAGATTCATGAACACAAAATTCTTCTAGCTGACGATCTTGGGCCATGTCGAtcgatagagaaagaaaaaacctcTTTCAAAAAAGATTCAGCGTGTAGATCGAGAAGGATCGCTGTGTTTAAGAGAATCACTTCtattcaaaatttgaagagtCACAGAGAAAGACAGAGAcaatacattaaaaaaaatcctacCTCACGATCAGAATCTAATGACCAAGAGTTCAGTAACCGAAATATACGGAAAAGAGCAATCAGGCCTGCAATCATAAATTTTCAGGCTGAATTCTCCCATAAATGTAATAAATGCAGCAGATCTTATGCAACGAAAACGTCGTTGGAAAGGCACATGTTGACTCACAATGACAAGAAATTCAAATGTGATAAATGTCGTAAACATTTTGTCAGACTTGATAAGTTGATAGAACATGGAAAGCTGCACGATCCAGAAGTCAGACCTAATCCAGTGTCCTGTAAAATATGCGATAAAAACTTTAGAAAAACAGATACTATGGTCAGGCATCTGAACGTCCATAAAAAAGCTAATCCTAAagaagttttttcaattttaaaagaTATCAGAGACAAAAGGAGATCTGAAGATGCAGGAAAACATGAAAAGAGACTACTCACTAAGGAAGAAAGCAGCAGTGGAGATGAAACTGAAACTATGGAAACTAGCGGACTTGTTCCAAAGTCAACTAACAGTCGAGCCTATAATCCAGAATCACCCAACTCGGATTCGCATAGTTCAAGTGAGCCATATTCGTTGAATAGTTTGGCTTTTTACAGATGTAAACATTGTACTAAGTGTTACTCAACAAACAAATCTCTACAAAGACACATGTTGAtacatgatgaaaaaaaatttgtctgcAACGTTTGTAACATGAAATTCTTTAGACCAGACAGACTCAAGAGCCATAGGGACAGATACGGTCATGACGAGGATAAAGAGTGTATGGAGCCCCAGAAGCCACCTGACGATAAATCAgcaattaaattaataaatagttGGATACGAGAACAGCTAGATTCAGATAACGAAGGGAAGGGATTCCCGTGTGATGTATGTGGTAAATCTTatgtgacaaaaaaatctcttcaaaAACACAGAGCAAATATGCATGCCAGTAAGACCAACATTTGCACTGTATGTGGAGAAGATTGCAAGTGcttggaaaaatcaaataatgacgataataagaTAGACAAATCTAAGCCTTACAGCTGTGACGAATGTGATAAGTCCTTTGAAAAGGAATCTAAACTCAAAACGCACCTAAGAATTCATGAACGAGCTAAAGAACAACaggattcaaatttcaaacgatttctgtGTCATATTTGCAGTAAAACCTTTAGACAAAATACTGGACTTATGTTTCATATGCGAACACATACTGGCTACAAACCACACGTATGCAAATACTGTGGGAGAGGTTTCACGTCAAACTCAAACTGCATTAATCATGAGAGAACTCACACTGGTGACCGGCCATttgtttgtcatttttgtaGTGCTGCTTTTGCAAAATCTTGTACACTGAAGGCGCATATTACAACTCACACCGGGGAAGCCAACTACCACTGTAAAACATGTGGGAAGTCGTTCCGCAGATTAAAGTATCTGAAAGAGCACAGTTTCACTCACACAGGAGAAAAACCATACGCTTGTAAAATTTGTGGAACTGCTTACAGCCATTCTGGTAGTTTATTTGTCCATGAGAAGAAATGCAAAGCTCAATACAGCAATTATCAAAATGTGTCCagtcaaaatacacaaaacTATGTGCAATTGCAAACTGGTGTGAATGTATCACCTATTGTTGCCCCCATAATTCCTATGTTGTCTGCTTCTAGTAATTTGAATAATGTGAATAATACTCTGGGATCTCATGGTCAGAAAAGTTACATAGAAAATATGCAGAGAATGAGTGCACATGcggctgcagcagcagctgttGGAAATCCAGGGTTGCACATGCATTCTAATTCCGATGTGTCAGAAATGGCTTCTGCTGTGAGGAGTTTTACCATTACACAAGTTTTTCACTCGTAA